In Candidatus Defluviilinea proxima, a single genomic region encodes these proteins:
- a CDS encoding FHA domain-containing protein, protein MEASEKFCPVCKNKNERYAIMCIHCGEKLVESSTGMARTTRNTGGIFTDSAKIPETLINKALIPEDGIAVYAAGTLKPYYLHVKKEIIIGRKFEDSTENFLDLSGLDGFNLGLSRRHVMIRKAETGYEITDLSSTNGTWMDDERLVPERPYHLKNGAQLRIGRLRLLIVHHSVGEPSAK, encoded by the coding sequence GTGGAAGCTTCAGAAAAGTTTTGCCCTGTTTGCAAAAACAAAAACGAACGTTATGCCATCATGTGTATTCATTGTGGTGAGAAATTAGTAGAGAGTTCCACTGGCATGGCGAGAACAACAAGAAATACCGGAGGGATATTCACCGATTCGGCCAAAATCCCGGAAACCCTCATCAATAAGGCATTGATCCCTGAAGATGGAATTGCTGTCTATGCCGCAGGAACGCTAAAACCTTACTATCTGCATGTTAAAAAAGAAATTATCATTGGTCGCAAGTTTGAAGATTCAACAGAAAACTTTCTCGACCTCTCAGGATTGGATGGTTTCAATCTTGGACTTTCAAGGCGACATGTAATGATCCGAAAAGCCGAAACCGGATATGAAATCACTGATCTATCAAGTACAAATGGTACATGGATGGATGATGAACGACTTGTTCCAGAGAGACCTTACCATCTCAAGAATGGTGCACAACTACGCATAGGTCGTTTAAGGCTGTTGATCGTCCATCATTCTGTCGGCGAACCATCAGCTAAATAA